The window CCGCCGGAGAAACGGCCGTCCGTGATGAGGGCCACGTCCGCGCCAAGGCCGATACCCGCGATGGCGGCCGTGGGCGAGAGCATCTCACGCATGCCGGGGCCGCCCTTGGGGCCTTCGTAGCGGATGATGATGGCGTCGCCCTTGTTAATCTTCTGGCCCATGATGGCCTCGAAGGCGGCTTCTTCAGACTCGAACACGCGCGCGGTGGCGGTGCGAACCATCATTTCGGGAGCCACGGCGGACTGCTTTACCACGGCACCGTCGGGGGCAAGGCTGCCGCGCAGAATGGCGATGCCGCCTTCCTGCGAATAGGGGGCGTCGATGGGCTTGATGACGGTGGGGTCGAGGTTCTCGGCCTTCAGATCTTCAAGGTTCTCACCCAGCGTCTTGCCGGTAACGGTCATGACGTCGAGGTTGATGCGGTCCTTCTTGCGCAGTTCCGTCATCACGGCGGGAATGCCGCCGGCGCGGTGCAGGTCCTGAATATGCTGTTCGCCTGCGGGAGAGAGCTTGCACAGGTTGGGAGTGCGCTTGGAAACCTCGTTGAACATGTCGAGGTTGATATCAAGCCCAGCTTCGCGGAACACGGCGGGCAGGTGAAGCACTGTATTGGTGGAGCAGCCCAGCGCCATATCCACGGCCATGGCGTTGGCTACGGCCTTTTCGGTGACGATGTCGCGCGGCTTGATGTTGCGTTCCAGCAGTTCCATGACCTTCATGCCCGCTTTCTTGGCAAGGCGGATGCGCGCAGCCGTGGTGGCAGGCGTGGTGCCGTTGCCGGGCAGCGCAAGGCCTATGGTCTCGGAAAGGCAGTTCATGGAGTTGGCCGTGAACATGCCCGCGCAGGAGCCGCAGCCGGGGCAGGCGCATTCGGAAAGGTCTTCCAGTTCGGCCTCGGTCATCTTGCCCTGCTTCACGCGGCCCACACCTTCGAACACGGTGATAAGGTCGGAACGCACGCCGGACTTTTCGCCCGCAAGCATGGGACCGCCGCTGACCATGACGGAAGGCACGTTCATGCGCAGCATGGCCATGAGCATGCCGGGCACGGACTTGTCGCAGTTGGGAATGAACACCAGCGCGTCAAAGGGATGCGCGGTGGCCATGATCTCAATGGAATCGGCGATGATCTCGCGGCTGGGCAGCGAGAAACGCATGCCCTCATGGTTCATGGCAAGGCCGTCGCAAACGCCGATGGCCGGAAATTCAATGGGCGTGCCGCCTGCATGGCGCACACCGGCCTTCACCGCTTCCGCAATGGTGTCTAGGTGGATGTGGCCGGGAACAATCTCGTTGGCGGCGTTCACCACGCCCACGAGGGGGCGGGCAATCTCTTCGCGGGTAAGCCCGAGGGCATAGAGCAACGAACGATGGGGCGCTTTTTCAAGCCCGTGGGTCATCTTCTTGCTACGCATGTGCGGTGTCCTTTCGGTACTCTTGCGGTACCCGAATCTTGCGGTGTTGCAGGCGGATCAGGATGAATGTTGCCTCCGGCGGGCAGGGAGATGATCCCGCTCGGCTCTCTTCATTCATTAGCCTCAAAGATTCGGCTGACGACTGAAGGCCTGCACCCTCGAATAGCGTCGGAATTTCTGTGCTTCAAAGACTATTCCGGCTTGGCGGGGTGCTGTGGGAGGAACAGTTCAAACTGATTGCTGCGGCTATGACACCTAGTTTCTTACAGCGATCCAGCTGCTGACAAAGCCCATAAGGGCCGGTAGAGCCACCAACAATACACTCTGTTCAAGGGGCAGGAAATGCAGCTCCATGAACAGCGGAGAAAAGTTGAGTACATCTTTCAGGTGGTACCATGCAAGCCAAAGCAGGCCCACGGCGCAGATGCCGCCGATGGCTCCCTGCAGGGCGCCGGTCACGAGCAGGGGCAGGCGGATAAACCAGTTGCGCGCGCCCACCAGTTGCAGAATTTCGATCTCGTCGCTGCGGTGCACGAGAGAAAGC is drawn from Desulfovibrio mangrovi and contains these coding sequences:
- the ilvD gene encoding dihydroxy-acid dehydratase; protein product: MRSKKMTHGLEKAPHRSLLYALGLTREEIARPLVGVVNAANEIVPGHIHLDTIAEAVKAGVRHAGGTPIEFPAIGVCDGLAMNHEGMRFSLPSREIIADSIEIMATAHPFDALVFIPNCDKSVPGMLMAMLRMNVPSVMVSGGPMLAGEKSGVRSDLITVFEGVGRVKQGKMTEAELEDLSECACPGCGSCAGMFTANSMNCLSETIGLALPGNGTTPATTAARIRLAKKAGMKVMELLERNIKPRDIVTEKAVANAMAVDMALGCSTNTVLHLPAVFREAGLDINLDMFNEVSKRTPNLCKLSPAGEQHIQDLHRAGGIPAVMTELRKKDRINLDVMTVTGKTLGENLEDLKAENLDPTVIKPIDAPYSQEGGIAILRGSLAPDGAVVKQSAVAPEMMVRTATARVFESEEAAFEAIMGQKINKGDAIIIRYEGPKGGPGMREMLSPTAAIAGIGLGADVALITDGRFSGGTRGAAIGHVSPEAADGGPIAFVQEGDQIEINIPERKLNLLVDEATLAERKKDWKPVQKEITSPLLRRYSRMISSAANGAVYK